The stretch of DNA agccgCGGCGGCGGCACCTCCAGAGCCAGAGGAACCTTTTGACAACACCACTTACAAAAACAACGAGCACCACACCTACAACCCCTTCACATTCGCCGACCTGGACGTGGAGATGGCCAAGTTTCGTCTCCCTCAGCCCTCCGCCCTCAAACACTAGAGGAGCAAACATTCATAATGTTTAaaagatgatgataatgatgatgtcCCTCTTGATGTATGATCAACCTCGCTCCTGTCAGATCAGCATGAAAATctgtaaaatgttatattattaaagtaaatgaacaaatgagacatgacgtctgtgtttgtctgctgtgaTTCTGTTTTGTCCTATATAAAGGAGTATGCGTATAAAAGGATAGGCAAAGATCAAACGCTTCTTTTGTGCTGCTTCTCTGCCTTGGGGGGGTCATTTGAATAGAGCTGAGTGTGCAAGTGGTTTATCTGTGTTTCTATTTTAATGATCACAATTTTCACTCCCTGGGCCTGCCTGCTTGAACATAATGCCCTAATTATCCTAGCTACACACGTCCATTTTTAGGAGCAAACAATCagcatctgttgtgtttttatgtgtttatgatgaGGGAATATGCATAAAGGAATGTAAAGCTGGAGATATACATAgagaatgtgtaaatgagggCAGTGAAAGCCAGAAAAAACCCCCAGCAGGGTGCAGAGGGACGCTCAGGCAGCAGGACGTCATGACTCCGCCCACCTCATGACTATTCATGAGCCGAGCGCCCCTGCGTGCCCTTACGCGATGACGCAACGCGACAACTGCGGGTCCCGATTGCTGCAGCCGCTTGTCAGTGTGACGAAGATTGGCACTCAGGTAAGCTGTCACTCAAAATCCCTCTTTTTCCGTTCCCTATCAATCAAACAATCTGGGCCGCACGCAAAAATGCCCCGGGGCGAGGAGCGCGGACCTAGTCAGAGCGGCGGAGGGTGTTTTTGGAAGGGAAGCAGAAGCGGCAGAGCTCCgggaagaattaaaaaaaaaaatctgtatacAGGGGAGGGGGGGTAAAAAAATATGTCGGCGTTTTGGGGGCAGAGGAGGATTGTGGAAAAGCAAAGGGCGAGAGCTAGAAACGAGGCCCGACAGTTGTAACGTTAGCgcggaggggaggggaaggagagggCAGCTGTCCCCgcttgattgattgactgatgtGGGAAGGTTTTTGAGGATCAACCGGGCTAGCCTGGTGTGCAGCCAACGCTTCTTATTACCACTGCAGTCGAATTAGTGAACACGACTGACGAGGAATGCATATTCATTTAGAAATGTTAATGGAAAAGCGGCCGCTGCTGTCTTGTTATTCGGACGAACGGCTCGCTTCGTATCAATCCGCAGCGGGGTCTTTTTTTGTACCTGGCTAGCTTAGCTGGGTTAGCTTGTTTTTTCTGGCACCGATTCCCTTTTGCTAAATATGGCGCTTTGCATTTTGGCTTGCACCGTACCAGCACGAGAAACACTTTAAAGTTAACAGTTAGCCagcttgctaacgttagctgtagcTCGACCCGCACGGTTAACCTCAGATCGGGTTCGGGAGCTAACGCGAGTGTAGCGTTAGCATTACGAGCTAGCTAAATACTGTGGGAAATCAGGGCTGACTCCAGACGAGCCTCTTTGTCCGCGAGTTACACTAATATTACCACAGTTAGAGGATAGTTAGCTGATCTAAGCACCAAGGCTTTTTGAAACTTTTACGTCCTTTTGCCGCCACAAATGTTAGGAGCAGCTAACACGGGGCTAAAAGCTAATTTCATCGTGGTGGGTGTGTTAAAAGCAGTTAACATAAGCTCACTATTATCACAACAAGGCACCTCAGGGTTTGTTTAACAGTCTGTCTTCTTTTATAGGAAATGCCTGAACACAAACCTTTCATTATAATTACAGGATATATCGAAATAAATTGGTAAACGCTGTCCTTTTATGTGtaatgtgactgtttttatgAGGGTGCCTTCACACTCCCTTGTTTTGCCcagatgtgtgtgcacataccAACACTCAACATCAagattttagtttattttaatttttataacTTCTGTTGTTGTCCTACATCTCCTCCAAACACTGCacgtccattttttttttatcataatagtttagtttttaatgaaacatcCAGCAGAAAGTCACATTAATCAGCATTAATGTTCAACATCTGTTCTTGTTAAGTATGAAAataagcctgtttttttttcctcccctaaTCACACCAGCACAGTTCAGAAAAAGCCAACCATCACGTAATCATCCTGACATCATGACAGTTACATTATCAAAAGCTAGTCTaactgtgtaatgtgtgtattGTGTAGGTTGGCCACCTGTCCCTGCGCTCTATAATGCCCCAGTGTTTGCAGCATCTGCAGTGAACGTGATGGCAGCCCAGTCGGTTTCCATAGACAAGTACCCAAAGGGAGAGCAGCAGGTGGGTGAGAGGCAGATATTTGGTTTTGGGACCTCGAGGCCTGAACACAGCCTGCTCCATCTGCACTTCTTTATACTTGTTTGCTGAACATAATCATCCACGACAGTGTTTTGCAACAAGAACACGGAAATGTTTCAGGCTACAACTCACAGTATTCTGCATCCTCTGCACACGGATccccctgttttatttttagtggTGATAAGTCAGGCTGGATTGCCAGACAAAGGGAAACAATTTATGCACGTAACACCATAACACAGACAATTTTAATGCCATTACATCAGTTTTAGTAATCTGTCTGTGGCGTGCGTCTATGTCTGTGGCAGGCCACCACAAATAAATCACTGTATGAGACACTGATGCAGTTTAAAGACCCCTTCTTCTGCCAAGTATTTATGTGTCTGTGCTTATGTAAATTGCTTACAAAACATCTTTACTCAAGTGCCAAATTTGGGGGTGTCGAGAGCCGAGAAGGATCTATGACTAATGAGAAATTTTCCACCCCAAGCAAGTGCTTATTTTTAGCATGTTTGTGCTCAATCTAAGTCATTGTTGGTCTCAGTCACATGTTCGGGGATGGGATTTATGCCCTGGGTTCtgtgaaagaaaaggaggagaaaccTGGCTCCTGATCTATGGATGTGCCCCGAGCCGAGTGCTGCAGAGGCTACGGCCGCATTCTAATGTCCTGTTATTTGCATGTGGTGACAGGTGTGTAAACGGAGTGTGTTGATTGTATTCTAGGTTGAAGTCAGATCGCAACACTAGATATGCTAGTGTTTATGTCTGCATCGTGATTGTCAGGATGCTGTCTAGCCATGGTGTGCTCACGAGACTGGAGGGCATGAGacaatgcagacacacattttaGTGCAGCCTTTCACTGAAGGTGTGTTTAAAGGAAAGGTTAATCTAAAAATGTATGTTCactcatcatctcctccctttatgctgatggaaagtcaggtgaagttttgtaatcctcaaaacatttctggagcttcacaataaaaccGTGTTGCAGTATTCtcataaacttgttttaaaaccaaaagaacaaacaaacacaaccccCAAAACTCTAAAACTCCATTAAACCCATGCTGAACTAGCTGGTATCACTTCCTATTTGCAGTGTACTCATGGATGCACAGACAACTATCATCAGATTACTTTGATTCTGAAGACAAGTTAAAAACATGACGTTTctcaggcaagttctgcacatgtaGGGAGCATCCTTTTTATGAGGATTTCTAAGCAGATTTAGGGATCCATCATCTCCATGTTGATGTAAAGtcaagtttcatagtccacagaacatttctggagtctaacagtaaaacagagttgcagcattctcgtAAAccactgaagtagctggagacttgatttaaaacgtaaaaaaatCAACCACAAAAACGTAAAATTGCTCCACACAGCTGGTCTGGTGTAATCCAGGTCTccaaaatcaattttaaaaaactttatCTACACCCTTTTTTAAGCCGTAATCTTCACTGttgctgctaagctaaaaatgTTCGGGTGTACAAGCTTGACCGAACATCAAGGGTGTGAATAACGTCTTCTCAAATCAGTTGTTCAGATCTCGGGGCTTTTGGAGACTGATTACGCAGTATGTgggttttttggttgtttttaactATTTACCACGTGTGTACCATTGGCACGGGGGAGATGATGACTGAGTAaaatttttgggtgaaatgttCGTTTAACAgtgctgtgatcagctgataCAGCACTGAGAACCCCATTAATAGTCTTTCTCCCTCGTAATCAAATCCTCAGAACCACTTCAGATTAGATTGATCTCAGTCTTGTATGAGGACGTATAGTTTCTGAAAGTGTTTGTCAGACCTTTCTCTCATGACTTCATATTGAAGTGAAGCTCTGTGTGAAGCTTTGCCCTCCAGCTACGCTCGCTCTTCACATGATGTCTTTATGTCGCTCATTCTCCGCCTTTCTCCTCACCTCTTCTGtcagtttctgtctctctttcttttcctcacgtctttgttttcctctttttttttctgcagatgCAAGGTGTGGCGACGGTAGACAGTGATTCGGAGCAGAAGTTTATCGAGGGGACGTTGGCAGAGGCGCCCAGCCCGGCGCCCACAGAGCCGCAGACACCCATGGACGTGGACAAAGCCTCCATATATCGGTAGAACTAACTGTGCTTGTGGCCTCTGTTCCTAAATCTGTCTTAACTTCATCACTGGGGAAATCATATGATGTCTGTGAAGTCCTCCCCTTTGTTCATGTGACtttcatatttctttctttatggAATTTGAAAAGTGAAAGAGTGTTTTAACACCTACTgctgattgttttgttgtctgaaCTAATGGAAGTGtttgttgcatttgttttgttcacaCTGCCCACGTACAGTCTAATCAGAGCCCACAGACGAGTCACATGGTCTCACATAAGGCTAATTTACTGGAGAGTGTCTGTCAGTGTACTGGTTGAACTGTAGTCTTGTGTTCAGTCAGATAACTTCAACACCTCTTTTGTTCCTTTTAATTTGGCGTTAAATCCAGACTATGTTACTGGTGATAAAGTGTAATATTATGTTCTGTGAAATAAATGTGCAGTTAAGCAGCTGTTCTGTCTTTTGTGCACCTTCCGCAGACATCCCCTGTTCCCTCTCCTGGCCCTGCTGTTTGAGAAGTGTGAGCAGTCGACGCTGAGCTCCGACTGCATCACCTCGGCCAGCTTCGATGTGGACATCGAGAACTTTGTCCGCAGtcaggagaaggagggaaaacCCTTCTTCAGCGAGGACCCTGAGCTCGACAACTTGGTGAGAAAGTCGGGGGTGgaaatcctcacatttctgtttgttgtttttatcgtTACACCGACTCAGGCCCATAAATCACCCAAACTGTTTTAAGGGTGAACTACATATTGAGAGTTGGCAGCATGAACAGACGTGTTTGAAAAGACGAGAACAGAATATTACAGCTTCGTTTTTTTCTACAATGGAAAAGAGGTTTTTTAATTACAGTCAAAGTCAGAGTGAGATTAGACCGGTGGTCGTCTGATCCGATCATCTGTTGGACAGTCAGCTCTAAAGATTTATATTTTGGGCTTTCAACATGAGCAGGTAACTGAAAAACAGTTTTAGATCTGAGGTATttgacaaaaccaaaacaagaatGTGAAGtatttcacaaagaaatccaaaatGGAACCTCACACACTCAGTCGttggtgacctttgacctcagcaGCCTGGTGAAATGCAGTCCTGGCCACATATTAATCAGAATCCAGGACGTCCTCAGAATGATTAGACCAGATCAGTCAGTGTCATCGCGCTGGTCATTCTGACTATTTTCAACTCAAACActtcacatttgaaaaacagCCAGGTTCCTGTGCTGCAGCtggctctgacctctgacccccccGAAGGAGCCAGGTTTAACTTTAGTCTCCCTCACCCGACCACGAGGGACAGAAATACCAAAAGAAGCTGGTAGAGGTTTCTTTTGACCTCCAGTTGTAACACTGCAActgaaaattatttttattatagaTTAATCTGATTGTTTTCTCAACACACTAGTTGTGAACCACAAGAAAAACTCACAattcctcagagtccagagtgatgtcttcagattgcttcttttgtccaaccaacagtccaaaactcttcatttactcagaaccgatgaagaaaagcagcaatcctcacatttaaaaagctggaagCAGACAACACTTCCttcaaaaatgactgaaacgattTATAAAAATAGTTGGCAACCAATTTTCTCATGATGGCTAATCAATGAATCTCTGCAGCTCTACGAGGGTAACACTGTACGTTTGGTATTTTAGCTTTTTgctcattattattttgaacTCCTGTGTCGTGCAGATGGTGAAAGCCATCCAGGTGCTGCGGATCCAcctgctggagctggagaaggtgAGCGACCTGTGTAAGGACTTCTGCAGCCGCTACATCGCCTGCCTCAAGACCAAGATGAACAGCGAGACTCTGCTGAGTGGAGACCCAGGAAGCCCGTACTCCCCCGTGACGGGCCAGGTGCAGGGCTTCTCACCCACCAAGACGCAGGTAGGGACTCGGGGTGGACTGAATGCATGAATGGGTACCACGAATCTGACAACAAGTTAAATTATCACTCGTAAAAAATCGAATGAACATGACAAacacgctgctgctgcctgctctGTGCTCTGCAGACCACCAGCTCTATCTCGGGGACCATCAGTCCCCAGGGTCAAATTGTGGTGCCTGCGTCAGCCCTGCAGCAAGGGAACGTTACCGTGACAGCCGTCAACCCCACCCAGGTGGTCGCAGGTATGTCACCTTGGCATACGACCGCTCCCTCAGGTACTTGACTGTTACTACAGCTGATGTGTTGTCATGAAGCAGTGGGACACGATGTTCAGAGCTGTTTACCGGCAGCTGTCAGTGGATTATAttaatctgtgtctgtgtgtgtgtgtgtgtgtgtgtgtgtgtgtgtgtgtgtgtgtgtgtgtgtgtgtttgttaattcCAGGTGGCACGGTGTACCAGCCTGTTACAGTCGTCACTCCTCAGGGCCAGGTGGTAACACAGGCTCTGTCTCCCGGGACAATACGCGTCCAAAACAATCAGGtactccttctctccttctcttcttctctctctccgtgtGACTGTGAGGCTGAACCAGTGTTTCTAAAATGAGGTGTGGAGGCATTAAAGGGAGCGAACATGACCCTAAACGGCCACGAGTCTAACATATTATACAGCTGCAGTtaatctttatttgttttcttcagctcatgagatatttatttcattttcaagaGATAACAACTGGTGTTTCCCGAGATAACAACATAATTAATTCACAAGAAAGCAATGACGTCTTGGAACAGTCACGTAGGGAAGGGAAGCCCTTTCCTACATTTGTTTTGAGCTTTTATACTTTATTCTAAATTAGTTTTTGAGTGAGTAAAAACTGAGTGAATGTaaagctgtcagtcagtatgAAGGTTACTTGCTGCCTTAAAGGAAAGAGGGACTCCAGGAGTTTGTTATCTGGAGATCTCCTCATTATAACGGCTGGATTTTTTGGttaagataaaaacatgtttatgaaaTGATTAACTAATGATTGATTGTTAAGGCAGCCAAGTATCAATTATATGAATGTCCTGTTTTTAAACAAGGCTTTTATGGTGAAACATTCACAGGAAGTGTTTTTGGAAAACTCTGACTGTCCaggttgtattttatttattcttaagATGTTAAACTGGAAGAAGAAAAGTTTAGCTGAGTGgtttaagaaaaagaaagaaagatgtatCACAGTTGTCCTGATGGATTGTGGCGCCGTCAGACTCTCATTCATTGGCTCTCGTTATGTTTCACTCTGGAGTGGTTGAGTCATCAATGACACCTGGTGGTAAAGTTCAGCATTAAAGGGATTTGGAACAGTATTTGGCTTTAGGGTCGTTCCATACCAGCTCTCTCTGGGACACACAGCTCATGTCGGGGATGTTGCTGGAAAATCTTAGAAACTTCTATTAAATTCATGAGACTTTGCAAACTCCTGTAGGTGTTCTCCAAAATCCTTTTTAAGTTGAACTGTAGCTCAACGggtcaaactaaaaaaaatcatattttgaatatgtatcatctgtttttctgcacccgctgctgcagatgttttcatGGTTGTTCTTAAGAAAAGCTTCGTCATGGCTCGTTCAGACGTTGTTCTGTTTGAATCCCAACTGTTAAAGTGTCGTTGTCGTCTGTGTTCAGCTCCAGCTGCAGTTTCACCAGGACCTGAACCTCTTTAATCACGACGACAACTCAACCAAGAACAAACGTGGCGTCCTCCCCAAACACGCCACCAATGTCATGCGCTCGTGGCTCTTCCAGCACATcggggtgagtgtgtgtgtgtgtgtgtgtgtgtgtgtgtgtgtgtgtgtgtggcaaatCTTCGCCTGTTTAACACTTTAATccttgaaaagaaaacactgagtcattcctccctctgctgcagcACCCGTATCCAACAGAGGACGAGAAGAAACAGATCGCCACTCAGACGAACCTGACGCTGCTGCAGGTCAACAACTGGTGAGTTCAGGTGTCAGTTTGGACTATTTTTAGATCAAATCACTTGAGATCAGACTGTCAGAGTAATAAATCACATACactaaattatatatttattttgttcttgATTTTATTAAACTGAACAATTGAAGGCAAATGTTATTTGTGGCTTCACTCGTTATCAAgcttgtgttttatatttcttgGTTATTGTTCTCGAAATCACAgatttattgcattttatttttttggtttttttctgcAAGATTTGCTAGTTCTGCACCTTCATTGTATGGAACTTTATTTTGTGAAGCACTTTAGGTTTTATTTCCAAATCAAAGATTTTTAATCTTGGCAAACACAGAACTTTTTGCAGTGTGTTTGAGGGTCACATCCTCGGTCATAGAAGGGAAACTCGCTCCTTCTCCACCTTTTGTTGCTACATTAAAACTACTTTTACACCAAAATCAGTGAGTATACGCAGCAAAATCACTAAAAAGGCCGTTTACCTCTCggtttttctccccctcctgtGTCACATTCGTCATCATGAATAAACCAGGAAAACAGATCGTGTAGTTCATCAGAAAACATCCCAATGATGTTGAATTTGTTTTCAGAAGTTTAATCAACAATATTCTGAACAAGTCACATTGTTTTCTCCCGAGTTGAAAACCAAAGTTGCTAATGAGTGAAACATCTTACgtctttctcatctctgttgagagttaAACAGGTTTGCAGCCTGACTGAAAGACTTTCAGGTGGAGATGTTTTCATCACAGCCTGTCAGGACGAAACACACGTTCCAGCCAGAACTGAACCACCCTGTGTTTGGTGTCTCCAGGTTTATAAATGCACGGAGGCGGATCCTGCAGCCCATGCTGGATGCCAGCTCCTCTGAGACACCAAAAGCCAAGAAGAAGACTCCTCAGAACCGGCCACTGCAGCGCTTCTGGCCCGACTCGATCGCTGCAGGGGGAGGAACTCACCAGCAAGTCACCATGCCAGACGGTAGGCAGCACTGCTCTGCATGTGGTGAAGACTTTATTTCAGGGCACTCGGGGTCAAAGCATCAACTTACAGCTGTCAGAAAGCTGATGTAGATTTTATACGACCTCATATTACTTGTGACAAATAATCAATAACTGTTGAAGGTCGTCGCCTGGCTGCACCAAATTGATTTTAACAACAGCGTCAGAACAAGACCGTCACATTCACTGTGAATGTGCTTCTTGTGTGTTGAGGCAGAGAGTCGTCGGCCTCGAGCTTCAGCtgggacagaaa from Sparus aurata chromosome 9, fSpaAur1.1, whole genome shotgun sequence encodes:
- the pknox1.1 gene encoding homeobox protein PKNOX1.1 isoform X1 — protein: MAAQSVSIDKYPKGEQQMQGVATVDSDSEQKFIEGTLAEAPSPAPTEPQTPMDVDKASIYRHPLFPLLALLFEKCEQSTLSSDCITSASFDVDIENFVRSQEKEGKPFFSEDPELDNLMVKAIQVLRIHLLELEKVSDLCKDFCSRYIACLKTKMNSETLLSGDPGSPYSPVTGQVQGFSPTKTQTTSSISGTISPQGQIVVPASALQQGNVTVTAVNPTQVVAGMSPWHTTAPSGGTVYQPVTVVTPQGQVVTQALSPGTIRVQNNQLQLQFHQDLNLFNHDDNSTKNKRGVLPKHATNVMRSWLFQHIGHPYPTEDEKKQIATQTNLTLLQVNNWFINARRRILQPMLDASSSETPKAKKKTPQNRPLQRFWPDSIAAGGGTHQQVTMPDGTMVTMNVEGLQSLTSDGATLAVQQVMLGGHSEDESGDSVDEDDDDMAGLGLDNSDSLQ
- the pknox1.1 gene encoding homeobox protein PKNOX1.1 isoform X2, with translation MAAQSVSIDKYPKGEQQMQGVATVDSDSEQKFIEGTLAEAPSPAPTEPQTPMDVDKASIYRHPLFPLLALLFEKCEQSTLSSDCITSASFDVDIENFVRSQEKEGKPFFSEDPELDNLMVKAIQVLRIHLLELEKVSDLCKDFCSRYIACLKTKMNSETLLSGDPGSPYSPVTGQVQGFSPTKTQTTSSISGTISPQGQIVVPASALQQGNVTVTAVNPTQVVAGGTVYQPVTVVTPQGQVVTQALSPGTIRVQNNQLQLQFHQDLNLFNHDDNSTKNKRGVLPKHATNVMRSWLFQHIGHPYPTEDEKKQIATQTNLTLLQVNNWFINARRRILQPMLDASSSETPKAKKKTPQNRPLQRFWPDSIAAGGGTHQQVTMPDGTMVTMNVEGLQSLTSDGATLAVQQVMLGGHSEDESGDSVDEDDDDMAGLGLDNSDSLQ